From the Dethiosulfovibrio faecalis genome, one window contains:
- a CDS encoding M48 family metallopeptidase: MMEGLSNSDKRSVVYGQKNINFRLLYCDRKTMEIAVHPDSTVVVKVPIQSDITLIEKKIINRASWILRQMSYFKQFNPRTPERCYVNGETHLYLGKQYRLKLSTGVGSSVKLSRGFFNVTCIGEPTPSVVKRLLNQWYSEKAQIQFVESLDRCWANFRGLAVEKPKLSIRKMKKRWGSLSVKGTMTLNSDLIRAPKECIDYVVMHELCHLKYHDHSPEFYSLLDSLVPGWEKIKHRLELTTV; the protein is encoded by the coding sequence ATGATGGAGGGTTTATCTAATAGCGATAAACGTTCGGTTGTTTACGGTCAGAAAAACATAAATTTTAGGTTGCTGTATTGTGATAGAAAAACGATGGAAATTGCCGTTCACCCTGATAGCACCGTCGTAGTTAAGGTGCCTATCCAGTCTGATATTACGTTGATAGAGAAGAAAATAATAAATCGGGCTAGTTGGATCTTAAGACAGATGAGTTATTTTAAGCAGTTTAACCCCAGGACGCCAGAGCGATGTTATGTGAACGGCGAAACCCATCTTTACCTTGGTAAGCAATATCGCTTAAAGCTGAGCACAGGGGTGGGGAGTTCTGTTAAATTGTCTCGTGGTTTTTTTAATGTCACTTGTATCGGTGAACCTACCCCGAGTGTCGTCAAAAGACTTTTGAATCAATGGTACTCGGAAAAAGCGCAGATCCAGTTTGTTGAGAGCTTGGATCGATGTTGGGCTAACTTCAGGGGGTTAGCGGTTGAAAAACCCAAGCTTTCTATTAGGAAAATGAAAAAAAGATGGGGCAGTCTTTCTGTTAAGGGAACGATGACTCTTAATTCGGATTTGATAAGGGCTCCTAAGGAATGCATCGACTATGTAGTTATGCACGAGCTCTGTCACCTAAAATATCATGATCATAGCCCGGAGTTTTATAGTCTTCTCGATTCTCTCGTTCCAGGATGGGAGAAAATAAAACACAGGCTTGAACTTACTACGGTGTGA